Proteins found in one Pseudomonas mosselii genomic segment:
- a CDS encoding Lrp/AsnC family transcriptional regulator yields the protein MTDAIDQLLINALMEDSRRSLKALAQISGLSAPSVSERLRRLEERGVLRGYTVEVDPRCFGYQLQAIVRIRPLPGQLQEVERQIVAIPEFTECDKVTGEDCFIARLHVRSMEQLDTLLDRLNVLAETNTAIIKKTPVKRRLPPMA from the coding sequence ATGACCGATGCCATCGACCAGTTGCTGATCAACGCCCTGATGGAAGACTCGCGCCGCTCGCTCAAGGCCTTGGCGCAGATCAGCGGCCTGTCGGCGCCCAGCGTCAGCGAGCGCCTGCGCCGCCTGGAGGAGCGCGGCGTGCTGCGCGGCTATACGGTGGAGGTTGACCCGCGCTGTTTCGGCTACCAGTTGCAGGCCATCGTGCGCATTCGCCCGCTGCCGGGGCAGTTGCAGGAGGTGGAACGGCAGATCGTGGCCATTCCCGAGTTCACCGAATGCGACAAGGTTACCGGCGAGGATTGTTTCATCGCCCGCCTGCATGTGCGCTCGATGGAGCAGCTGGACACGCTGCTCGACCGCCTCAACGTGCTGGCCGAGACCAATACGGCGATCATCAAGAAGACGCCGGTGAAGCGGCGGTTGCCGCCGATGGCATGA
- a CDS encoding ShlB/FhaC/HecB family hemolysin secretion/activation protein, with product MPLPTRFLAAGLVLLPLLAGAAPFQTPGDRDLIRDRQENLLQEQRKRLEELQQLPGRQAPQAPAQPPEQGRCFQIQRIDLQGASLLDEPQRKALLEGYEGKCLQVGQLNDLLKRITDHYLNRGYLTTRAYLPQQDLGSGVLQIIIVEGRLEGLDGSALASPREMAMAFPGNTGEVLNLREMEQMVDQLGRLPSRQVEVELVPGQEVGGSRVQLKGQRDKPWRVSASRHNNGDASSGEQQMNLGLEWDSPLGLADQLSLRGGRDVVSDHWRHSDSHGLNYSLPWGWWTFNYSYNHNYYRTRDTSSGFPFKLDGDNSVHQFQAERVIHRDSLSKTAVNAGVSHLRARNYLDDTLIDVSSTRITERQLGVNHGRRIGNAFVNLDAGWQQGIGALDAQGAGDPRGNEPVARYNKYTLTLSYLQPFQLWGEQFSFDSLATGQRSEDALYSGQRISVGGLTSVRGFKEQTLTGDSGGYWRNQLRWRRPVTWAPLQPWLREYGMAFAYDAGVIKGQHGNGQDHGRLSGNAFEFNVRGQYFAASATFARSLERPDVITRREHPIYFRVDAFF from the coding sequence ATGCCCCTTCCTACCCGCTTCCTGGCCGCAGGCCTGGTACTCTTGCCTTTGCTCGCCGGTGCCGCACCGTTCCAGACACCCGGCGACCGTGACCTGATCCGCGATCGCCAGGAGAACTTGCTGCAGGAGCAGCGCAAGCGTCTCGAGGAGCTTCAGCAACTGCCGGGAAGGCAGGCACCGCAGGCGCCCGCCCAGCCCCCCGAGCAAGGGCGCTGCTTCCAGATCCAGCGCATCGACTTGCAAGGTGCCAGCCTGCTCGACGAGCCACAGCGCAAGGCGCTGCTCGAAGGCTACGAAGGCAAGTGCCTGCAAGTCGGCCAGCTCAATGACCTGCTCAAGCGCATCACCGACCATTACCTGAACCGTGGCTACCTGACCACCCGTGCCTACCTGCCCCAGCAGGACCTGGGCTCCGGCGTGCTGCAGATCATCATCGTCGAAGGCCGCCTGGAAGGGCTGGACGGCTCCGCCCTGGCCAGCCCTCGGGAAATGGCCATGGCCTTCCCCGGCAATACCGGCGAGGTGCTCAACCTGCGCGAAATGGAACAGATGGTCGACCAGCTCGGCCGCCTGCCCTCGCGCCAGGTCGAGGTGGAGTTGGTGCCGGGGCAGGAGGTCGGCGGCAGCCGCGTCCAGCTCAAGGGCCAGCGTGACAAGCCCTGGCGCGTCTCTGCCAGCCGGCACAACAACGGTGACGCCAGCAGTGGCGAACAGCAGATGAACCTCGGCCTGGAGTGGGACAGCCCGCTGGGCCTGGCCGATCAACTGAGCCTGCGTGGCGGGCGCGACGTGGTCAGCGACCACTGGCGCCATTCCGACAGCCACGGCCTGAACTACAGCCTGCCGTGGGGCTGGTGGACCTTCAACTACAGCTACAACCACAACTACTACCGCACCCGCGACACCTCCAGCGGTTTCCCCTTCAAGCTCGACGGCGACAACAGCGTGCACCAGTTCCAGGCCGAACGGGTGATCCACCGCGACAGCCTGAGCAAGACCGCGGTCAATGCCGGCGTCAGCCACCTGCGTGCGCGCAACTACCTGGACGACACCCTGATCGACGTCTCCAGCACCCGTATCACCGAACGCCAGCTGGGCGTCAACCACGGCCGGCGCATCGGCAACGCCTTCGTCAACCTCGATGCCGGCTGGCAGCAGGGCATCGGCGCGCTCGACGCCCAGGGCGCGGGCGATCCGCGCGGCAACGAACCGGTGGCGCGCTACAACAAGTACACCCTCACCCTGAGTTACCTGCAGCCGTTCCAGCTGTGGGGCGAGCAGTTCAGCTTCGACAGCCTGGCCACCGGCCAGCGCAGCGAAGACGCCCTCTACAGTGGCCAGCGCATCAGCGTCGGCGGGCTGACCTCGGTGCGTGGCTTCAAGGAACAGACCCTCACCGGCGACAGTGGCGGCTACTGGCGCAACCAGCTGCGCTGGCGCCGCCCGGTCACCTGGGCGCCGCTGCAGCCGTGGCTGCGCGAATACGGCATGGCCTTCGCCTATGACGCCGGGGTGATCAAGGGCCAGCACGGCAATGGCCAGGACCATGGTCGCCTGAGCGGCAACGCCTTCGAGTTCAACGTGCGCGGCCAGTACTTCGCCGCCAGCGCGACCTTCGCCCGCTCGCTGGAGCGCCCCGACGTCATCACCCGCCGCGAACACCCGATCTATTTCCGAGTCGACGCGTTCTTCTGA
- a CDS encoding DMT family transporter: MDNSLRRGSLEMIGAMLISGTIGWFVLVSGQPVLEVVFWRCVFGAGTLLLICAAMGFLKPGVLTRVSFLLAVASGVAIVGNWVLLFASYSRASIAIGTAVYNVQPFMLVGLAALFLGEKITVAKLTWLSVAFLGMLAIVSAHGAGQASGGEYLQGIALALGAAFLYAVAALIIKRLAGTPPHLIALIQVSTGVLLLAPWVQLGGLPGELPALGSLVTLGILHTGLMYVLLYSAIQRLPTALTGALSFIYPIAAILVDWLAFDHRLAALQWLGVGLILLAAAGMQQGWWFRPAGKPARQQ, encoded by the coding sequence ATGGACAATTCGCTGCGCCGTGGTTCGCTGGAAATGATCGGCGCCATGCTGATCTCCGGGACCATTGGCTGGTTCGTGCTGGTGTCCGGGCAGCCGGTGCTGGAGGTGGTGTTCTGGCGTTGCGTGTTCGGCGCCGGCACCTTGCTGCTGATCTGCGCGGCCATGGGCTTTCTCAAACCGGGCGTGCTGACCCGCGTCTCCTTCCTGCTGGCGGTGGCCAGCGGGGTGGCGATCGTCGGCAACTGGGTACTGCTGTTCGCCTCCTACTCGCGGGCATCGATCGCCATCGGCACCGCGGTGTACAACGTCCAGCCGTTCATGCTGGTGGGGCTGGCGGCGCTGTTCCTGGGCGAGAAGATCACCGTGGCCAAGCTGACCTGGCTGAGCGTGGCGTTCCTCGGCATGCTGGCTATCGTCAGCGCTCACGGCGCGGGGCAGGCCAGTGGTGGCGAGTACCTGCAGGGCATCGCCCTGGCACTGGGTGCGGCGTTTCTGTATGCCGTGGCGGCGCTGATCATCAAGCGCCTGGCCGGCACGCCGCCGCACCTCATTGCCTTGATCCAGGTGAGCACCGGCGTCCTGCTGCTGGCGCCCTGGGTGCAACTGGGCGGGCTGCCGGGTGAACTGCCGGCGCTTGGCAGCCTGGTCACGCTGGGCATCTTGCATACGGGGTTGATGTACGTGCTGCTGTACAGCGCCATCCAGCGCCTGCCAACGGCGTTGACCGGAGCGCTGTCGTTCATCTACCCGATCGCCGCGATCCTGGTCGACTGGCTGGCCTTCGACCATCGCCTGGCAGCATTGCAGTGGTTGGGAGTCGGGCTGATTCTGCTCGCTGCTGCCGGCATGCAGCAGGGGTGGTGGTTCCGGCCTGCCGGCAAGCCTGCGCGACAACAGTAA
- a CDS encoding NCS1 family nucleobase:cation symporter-1 produces MSSSLPLAPELSVASPHPSTTSLEGQPADLELSPRLHNRDLAPTKLAGRRWGGYSIFALWTNDVHNIANYSFAMGLFALGLGGWQILLSLAIGAALVYFFMNLSGYMGQKTGVPFPVISRIAFGIHGAQIPALIRAVIAIAWFGIQTYLASVVLRVLLTAVWPQVAAYDHDSILGLSSLGWVCFVAIWLVQLVILAYGMEMVRRYEAFAGPVILLTVASLAVFMYFKADARIAWSVAEPLSGYEMWRNIFAGGALWLAIYGTLVLNFCDFARSSPCRRTIRVGNFWGLPVNILVFAAITVVLCGAQFQINGQVIDSPTQIVASIPNTAFLVLGCLAFLIVTVAVNIMANFVAPAFVLSNLAPRHLNFRRAGLISATLAVLILPWNLYNSPLVIVYFLSGLGALLGPLYGVIMADYWLLRKGRINVPELYSESPAGAYHYTRGINLRAVAAFIPAALLAIILALVPNFHGIAPFSWLIGAGIAAAVYLLIAPRHRQYLDVSGECIAVDHSSH; encoded by the coding sequence ATGAGTAGCAGCCTCCCCCTTGCCCCTGAACTTTCCGTTGCCAGCCCCCATCCCTCGACCACGAGCCTCGAAGGCCAACCCGCCGATCTCGAACTGAGCCCACGCCTGCACAACCGCGACCTCGCCCCGACCAAACTGGCAGGCCGCCGCTGGGGCGGCTACAGCATCTTCGCGCTGTGGACCAACGACGTGCACAACATTGCCAACTACTCATTCGCCATGGGGCTGTTCGCCCTGGGCCTGGGCGGCTGGCAGATCCTGCTGTCACTGGCGATCGGCGCGGCGCTGGTGTACTTCTTCATGAACCTGTCCGGTTACATGGGGCAGAAGACCGGCGTGCCGTTCCCGGTGATCAGCCGCATCGCCTTCGGCATCCATGGCGCGCAGATCCCGGCGCTGATCCGCGCGGTGATCGCCATCGCCTGGTTCGGCATCCAGACCTACCTGGCCTCGGTGGTGCTGCGGGTGCTGTTGACCGCCGTGTGGCCGCAGGTGGCCGCCTATGACCACGACAGCATCCTCGGTCTGTCGAGCCTGGGCTGGGTGTGCTTCGTGGCGATCTGGCTGGTGCAGTTGGTGATCCTCGCCTACGGCATGGAGATGGTGCGCCGCTACGAGGCCTTCGCCGGCCCGGTGATCCTGCTGACCGTGGCGAGCCTGGCGGTGTTCATGTACTTCAAGGCCGATGCGCGCATCGCCTGGTCGGTCGCCGAGCCCCTGAGCGGCTACGAGATGTGGCGCAATATCTTCGCCGGCGGCGCGCTGTGGCTGGCGATCTACGGCACCCTGGTGCTCAACTTCTGCGACTTCGCCCGCTCCTCGCCGTGCCGCAGAACCATCCGCGTCGGCAACTTCTGGGGCCTGCCGGTGAACATCCTGGTGTTCGCGGCGATCACCGTGGTGCTGTGCGGCGCACAGTTCCAGATCAACGGCCAGGTCATCGACAGCCCGACACAGATCGTCGCCAGCATCCCCAACACCGCGTTCCTGGTGCTGGGCTGCCTGGCGTTCCTGATCGTCACCGTGGCGGTGAACATCATGGCCAACTTCGTCGCCCCGGCCTTCGTGCTCAGCAACCTGGCGCCGCGCCACCTGAACTTCCGCCGCGCCGGGCTGATCAGCGCCACCCTGGCGGTGCTGATCCTGCCGTGGAACCTGTACAACAGCCCGCTGGTGATCGTGTACTTCCTCTCCGGCCTGGGCGCCCTGCTCGGCCCGCTGTACGGCGTGATCATGGCCGACTACTGGCTGCTGCGTAAGGGCCGTATCAACGTGCCCGAGCTTTACAGCGAGAGTCCCGCCGGCGCCTACCACTACACCCGCGGCATCAACCTGCGCGCCGTGGCCGCGTTTATCCCGGCCGCGCTGCTGGCGATCATCCTGGCCCTGGTACCCAACTTCCACGGTATCGCGCCGTTCTCCTGGCTGATCGGTGCCGGTATCGCCGCCGCCGTCTACCTGCTGATTGCGCCACGCCACCGCCAATACCTCGATGTCAGCGGCGAATGCATCGCCGTCGACCACAGCAGCCACTGA
- a CDS encoding aspartate/glutamate racemase family protein: protein MRILIANVNTTEAITEAIAEQARSVAAPGTEIVGLTPWFGAESVEGNFESYLAAIAVMDRVLAYDQPFDAVIQAGYGEHGREGLQELLDVPVVDITDAAASTAMYLGHAYSVVTTLDRTVPLIEDRLKLSGLYERCASVRASGLAVLELESDPRRAVEAIVEQAERAVREDKAEVICLGCGGMAGLDEQIRQRTGVPVVDGVSAAVTIAESLVRLGLSTSKVRTYATPRAKKVVGWPMRFGR from the coding sequence ATGCGTATTCTGATCGCCAACGTCAACACCACCGAAGCCATCACCGAAGCCATTGCCGAGCAAGCGCGCAGCGTGGCCGCGCCCGGTACCGAGATCGTCGGCCTGACCCCGTGGTTCGGCGCCGAGTCGGTGGAGGGCAACTTCGAGAGCTACCTGGCCGCCATCGCGGTGATGGACCGGGTGCTGGCCTACGACCAGCCCTTCGATGCCGTGATCCAGGCCGGCTATGGCGAGCATGGCCGGGAAGGCCTACAGGAACTGCTGGACGTGCCGGTGGTGGACATCACCGATGCCGCCGCCAGCACCGCCATGTACCTGGGTCACGCCTACTCGGTGGTGACCACCCTGGACCGCACCGTGCCGTTGATCGAGGACCGCCTGAAACTGTCCGGGCTGTACGAGCGCTGCGCCTCGGTGCGCGCCAGCGGACTGGCGGTGCTGGAGCTGGAAAGCGACCCACGGCGTGCGGTGGAAGCCATCGTCGAGCAGGCCGAACGGGCTGTGCGCGAGGACAAGGCCGAAGTGATCTGCCTGGGTTGCGGCGGCATGGCCGGGCTCGACGAGCAGATCCGCCAGCGCACCGGGGTGCCGGTGGTGGACGGCGTGAGCGCTGCGGTGACCATTGCCGAATCGCTGGTGAGGCTGGGGTTGAGCACCTCCAAGGTGCGCACCTACGCCACGCCGCGGGCGAAGAAGGTGGTGGGCTGGCCGATGCGTTTCGGTCGCTGA